In Arcobacter sp. F155, one DNA window encodes the following:
- a CDS encoding TniB family NTP-binding protein has translation MNDRNLIKDAFECLDKSDEERILFCKKDHWIGYKAAVKLIEILEDKFEDPPQMRHEGLLIYGDSNNGKTAILKKMYSLHKVKLEPIQREDVITYEIPIIYFQAPTIPDESRLYSLILDELCVPYKHNDKIQTKAKLAEHYLHKLGTKMILIDEIHSALTGNLNKQRTFIDDLKQLSNRLSLTIILAGTREAHSALSIGSETGSRFPSLELPRWNNDRKFRSFIATYERCLPLKEASNLAENPDIINALFHQSEGLIGKTVNLLKKAAVKAIKSKREYIIVDDIEYLPKL, from the coding sequence ATGAATGATAGAAATTTGATAAAAGATGCTTTTGAGTGCTTAGATAAAAGTGATGAAGAGAGAATACTGTTCTGTAAGAAAGATCATTGGATAGGTTATAAAGCAGCAGTAAAATTAATAGAAATATTAGAAGATAAGTTTGAAGATCCTCCACAAATGAGACATGAAGGATTACTTATCTATGGTGATTCAAATAATGGTAAAACAGCAATATTAAAAAAGATGTATTCTTTGCATAAAGTTAAATTAGAACCTATTCAAAGAGAAGATGTAATAACTTATGAAATACCTATTATATATTTTCAAGCACCTACAATACCTGATGAGAGTAGACTTTATAGTCTTATATTAGATGAACTTTGTGTACCATATAAACATAATGATAAAATCCAAACAAAAGCTAAATTAGCAGAACACTACTTGCATAAATTAGGAACAAAAATGATTTTAATAGATGAAATACATAGTGCTTTAACAGGGAATCTAAATAAGCAAAGAACTTTTATAGATGACCTAAAACAATTAAGCAATAGACTTTCTCTTACTATAATACTAGCAGGTACTAGGGAAGCTCATTCAGCTTTATCAATAGGTAGTGAAACTGGTTCAAGATTTCCATCACTTGAACTTCCTAGATGGAATAATGATAGAAAGTTTAGATCTTTTATTGCAACGTATGAAAGATGTTTACCTTTAAAAGAGGCTTCAAATCTAGCAGAGAATCCAGATATAATAAACGCTTTATTTCATCAGTCAGAAGGACTAATAGGAAAAACAGTTAATCTACTAAAGAAAGCAGCTGTAAAAGCAATTAAATCAAAACGTGAATATATCATAGTAGATGATATAGAGTATTTACCAAAGTTATAA
- a CDS encoding TniQ family protein — protein sequence MAKRKRNRDWIQDYFFLFIPSPLPDELLSSWLTRMAFEHKRTLPLFFSLFIRHDGSSTTRTDLDFLFDEKLFKTLSQKSELSIKEIYQMSLRTEEGQLFTCNDSLYPPLQIRKLTDKRNHNGLMYCPKCLKEDKIPYFRKKWRYDFYNACPKHGILLTDRCWRCYSKIELSKIKHQKELCICYNCEKDLRENITIAISSNYSYGLKAVKWFEKGLSRGYFLINKQKIKSVFVFDSFTYFRFLLKRKDIPILDGFPLLEEYKEICKKLKRYNSKKALSIKKEFILTSMVYFLFQNYPKNLKLFSINNNLTHREFTHGFKNLSFWYKELINEIIPMENKLGREISEEEVKNAIKYLESNGEVVNQKNVAAVVGCHFTIHKGYVKIYHSLHDRHVKIKDD from the coding sequence ATGGCTAAGAGAAAAAGAAATAGAGATTGGATTCAAGACTATTTCTTTTTATTTATACCTAGTCCTTTGCCAGATGAACTTTTAAGCTCGTGGCTTACAAGAATGGCATTTGAGCATAAAAGAACACTTCCTTTATTTTTCTCTTTATTTATAAGGCATGATGGAAGTTCTACAACCAGAACAGATTTAGACTTCTTATTTGATGAAAAGCTGTTTAAAACATTATCTCAAAAGAGTGAATTATCTATCAAAGAGATATATCAAATGTCTTTAAGAACTGAAGAAGGACAATTATTTACATGTAATGATAGTTTATATCCACCTTTACAAATTAGAAAACTAACAGATAAAAGAAATCACAATGGATTAATGTATTGCCCAAAATGTTTAAAAGAAGATAAGATACCTTACTTTAGGAAAAAGTGGAGATATGACTTTTATAATGCATGTCCAAAGCATGGAATATTACTGACAGATAGATGTTGGCGATGTTATTCAAAAATAGAATTATCCAAAATAAAACATCAAAAAGAACTTTGCATTTGCTATAACTGTGAAAAGGACCTAAGAGAAAATATTACAATTGCTATTTCTTCAAACTATTCATATGGGCTTAAAGCAGTAAAGTGGTTTGAAAAAGGGTTGTCCAGAGGTTATTTTTTAATAAATAAACAAAAAATAAAATCAGTATTTGTTTTTGATAGCTTTACATATTTCAGGTTTTTGTTAAAAAGAAAGGATATTCCAATATTAGATGGGTTCCCTTTGCTAGAAGAATATAAAGAGATTTGTAAAAAGTTAAAAAGATATAATTCAAAAAAAGCACTCTCTATAAAAAAAGAATTTATCTTAACTTCAATGGTATACTTTTTATTTCAAAACTACCCCAAAAACCTTAAATTGTTTTCTATAAACAATAATCTAACTCATAGAGAGTTTACTCATGGATTTAAAAATCTTTCTTTTTGGTATAAAGAGTTAATTAATGAAATAATACCAATGGAGAATAAGTTAGGTAGAGAAATAAGTGAAGAAGAAGTAAAAAATGCAATTAAATATTTAGAGAGTAACGGAGAAGTTGTAAATCAAAAAAACGTAGCAGCAGTTGTAGGTTGCCATTTTACAATTCATAAAGGGTATGTTAAAATATATCATTCATTACATGATAGGCATGTAAAAATAAAAGATGACTAG
- a CDS encoding GNAT family N-acetyltransferase: MEIVYYEKLQQKLIPSIYELACMIEESIHEPVNITFGKIYELLVRKKGIFFICYVNKEEISFGFLSNGGYNKKHKRLMFFAVKKDYRNQSLGKNILRKVIKDKIYLDSGCMLACKAYLEKFYGELGFKVYNKVHTSKDEITMLLSSTDCNIEKVNFGFYNDVEVREDYSKIYEGTTVYNNVLYKNIFLGLLFLILLLWIY, from the coding sequence ATGGAAATTGTATATTATGAAAAATTACAACAAAAATTGATTCCAAGTATATATGAATTAGCATGTATGATTGAAGAATCAATCCACGAACCTGTTAATATTACATTTGGAAAAATATATGAACTTCTGGTTAGAAAAAAAGGAATATTTTTTATTTGTTATGTAAATAAAGAAGAAATATCCTTTGGATTCCTATCAAATGGAGGGTATAATAAAAAACATAAGAGGCTAATGTTTTTTGCTGTTAAAAAGGATTATAGAAATCAATCTCTAGGTAAAAATATACTAAGAAAAGTGATTAAAGATAAAATTTACTTAGATTCAGGGTGTATGTTAGCTTGTAAAGCATATTTAGAGAAATTTTATGGAGAACTTGGTTTCAAAGTATATAATAAAGTGCATACATCAAAAGATGAAATTACGATGCTTCTCTCTTCAACAGATTGTAATATAGAAAAAGTAAATTTCGGGTTTTATAATGATGTTGAAGTTAGAGAAGATTATTCAAAAATATATGAAGGAACAACTGTTTATAATAATGTTCTATATAAGAATATTTTTCTTGGATTACTTTTTCTAATTCTTTTATTGTGGATTTATTAA
- a CDS encoding Mu transposase C-terminal domain-containing protein, producing MGIISFEKDSKIVFDEKEYFIKGYPSHTKVLIKQVEKPYTEIIVNVSELIKNSNNEKENNRSLVDIEQKDFDKALERYKIIEPLLELENRTAKDVQKIANKNKKGIATIYRWLSLYEELGTISSLSTKRENCGAKGKSRLASSVDTVIDSVIEEVYLTRQQYSLSTIYREIVKGCNYLGETPPTKNTIRNRINSVNPKLIAKRRRGIKVNETRGMPGSFPEVKMPLDVIQIDHTKVDVMVVDEETRQSIGRPNITVAIDVYSRMIYGFYISLDAINYFSVGQCLLHAIMPKDEILKEYSIKGEWPVYGLPRQVSMDNAKEFRSLSLQNFCQEFRITDVYRPVSRSHFGGIVERLIGTCMKNTHELPGTTFSNILEKATYNSEKEACMTISELEKWYLDFVVNIYHKTEHITLGMTPEEKFYQGLLGVGNDSIPFLPTVPVDNIKLRMALLPAIERKVQKNGITIDYVTYFSETLRKWIIPAQYKKLNPKLNNTVLCRRDPRDISKIYIYDEDIKDYIVVPYADIRKPSMNLKELRDSIAEAKKAITGRELEPHDIFEAYDRLHSYVETSKKEMKSVRRKQSSKKHQKKTIELEKKIIKESIEEKTQSLNKDIDDDDDGYEIYPID from the coding sequence ATGGGAATAATAAGTTTTGAAAAAGATTCAAAAATAGTATTTGATGAAAAAGAGTATTTTATAAAAGGATATCCTTCTCATACAAAAGTTTTGATAAAGCAAGTTGAAAAGCCATATACTGAAATAATTGTAAATGTTAGTGAGTTGATTAAAAATTCAAATAATGAAAAAGAAAATAATAGGTCTTTAGTTGATATCGAGCAAAAGGACTTTGATAAAGCGTTAGAACGATATAAAATTATTGAACCTCTTTTAGAACTTGAAAATAGAACAGCAAAAGATGTACAAAAGATTGCAAATAAGAATAAAAAAGGAATTGCAACCATATACAGATGGTTGTCCTTATATGAAGAATTAGGGACAATAAGTTCTTTATCTACAAAAAGAGAAAACTGTGGTGCAAAAGGAAAGAGTAGATTAGCCTCTTCTGTTGACACAGTAATTGATTCTGTTATTGAAGAGGTTTACTTAACAAGACAGCAGTACTCTTTATCAACAATTTATAGAGAGATCGTAAAAGGTTGTAATTATTTAGGAGAAACTCCTCCCACAAAAAATACAATAAGAAATAGAATTAATAGTGTAAACCCTAAACTTATTGCAAAAAGAAGAAGAGGTATTAAAGTAAATGAAACAAGAGGAATGCCAGGAAGTTTTCCAGAAGTTAAAATGCCTTTAGATGTAATTCAAATAGACCATACAAAAGTTGATGTTATGGTTGTTGACGAAGAAACTAGACAAAGTATAGGAAGACCAAATATTACTGTTGCAATTGATGTCTACAGTCGAATGATTTATGGATTCTATATCTCCTTAGATGCAATTAACTATTTTAGTGTAGGACAATGTTTACTCCATGCAATCATGCCTAAAGATGAAATTTTAAAAGAATATAGCATAAAAGGTGAATGGCCAGTATATGGATTACCTAGGCAAGTCTCGATGGATAATGCAAAAGAGTTCAGAAGCTTGAGTTTACAAAACTTTTGCCAAGAGTTTAGAATAACCGATGTTTATCGTCCAGTAAGTAGATCTCATTTTGGAGGAATTGTTGAGCGTCTAATAGGAACTTGTATGAAGAATACACATGAATTGCCAGGTACTACATTTTCAAATATTCTTGAAAAGGCCACATATAATTCAGAAAAAGAAGCTTGTATGACTATTAGTGAACTTGAAAAGTGGTATTTAGATTTTGTAGTTAATATTTATCATAAAACAGAACATATAACTTTAGGAATGACTCCTGAAGAAAAATTTTATCAAGGACTTTTAGGTGTAGGAAATGACAGTATCCCTTTCTTACCTACGGTTCCAGTTGATAATATTAAACTTAGAATGGCTTTATTACCTGCAATTGAGAGAAAAGTTCAGAAAAATGGGATTACAATTGATTATGTAACATACTTTTCAGAAACTCTGAGAAAATGGATAATTCCAGCACAATATAAAAAACTAAATCCTAAGTTGAATAATACTGTTTTATGTAGAAGAGATCCTAGAGATATTAGTAAAATATATATTTATGATGAAGATATAAAAGATTATATAGTTGTTCCTTATGCAGATATTAGAAAACCATCTATGAACTTAAAAGAATTAAGAGATTCAATTGCAGAGGCAAAAAAAGCTATTACAGGAAGAGAGTTAGAACCGCATGATATTTTTGAAGCATATGATAGGTTACATAGTTACGTAGAAACTTCAAAAAAAGAGATGAAGTCTGTACGAAGAAAACAGAGTTCTAAGAAACATCAAAAAAAGACTATTGAATTAGAAAAAAAGATTATTAAAGAGTCTATTGAAGAAAAAACTCAATCTTTAAATAAAGATATAGATGATGACGATGATGGTTATGAAATTTATCCAATTGATTAG